One window from the genome of Prosthecobacter sp. SYSU 5D2 encodes:
- the infC gene encoding translation initiation factor IF-3, producing the protein MNRPAPGGYQPRTGGGPPFNRPGGGRPQRNNSRYADQTRVNERIRAPKVRVVDGITNQQYGVLPTQQALRMAKERGLDLVEVASNAEPPVCKIVDYGKYKYIQEKHKKEAHKHQKGGKLKELKFRIGIDPHDYLIKIVHAEDFLAEGHKVRIQLQFRGRQMAHQELGHALAAKIKADLLTMGHADQEPKMAGRNINMQMSPLPERQRHRKFKTHLKGVTDEKDMHQGDHDPREDKHEEHDDHHDDHHADAPAAEAAEAPKAPPAQS; encoded by the coding sequence GTGAACCGTCCCGCCCCTGGCGGCTACCAGCCTCGTACCGGCGGGGGGCCTCCCTTTAACCGGCCCGGTGGTGGCCGACCCCAGCGCAACAACAGCCGCTATGCGGACCAGACCCGGGTGAACGAGCGCATCCGTGCGCCGAAGGTGCGCGTGGTGGACGGCATCACCAACCAGCAGTACGGCGTGCTGCCGACCCAGCAGGCCCTGCGCATGGCCAAGGAGCGCGGGCTGGACCTGGTTGAGGTGGCCTCCAATGCGGAGCCGCCGGTGTGCAAAATCGTTGACTACGGCAAGTACAAGTACATCCAGGAGAAGCACAAAAAAGAGGCTCACAAGCACCAGAAAGGCGGCAAGCTGAAAGAGCTTAAATTCCGCATCGGCATTGATCCGCATGATTATCTCATCAAGATCGTCCATGCGGAAGACTTTCTGGCGGAAGGTCACAAAGTGCGCATCCAGCTCCAGTTCCGCGGCCGCCAGATGGCCCACCAGGAACTGGGCCATGCCCTGGCGGCCAAGATCAAAGCCGACCTGCTGACCATGGGCCATGCGGACCAGGAGCCGAAGATGGCCGGCCGTAACATCAACATGCAGATGAGCCCGCTGCCTGAACGTCAGCGTCATCGTAAGTTCAAGACCCACCTGAAGGGCGTGACGGACGAAAAAGACATGCACCAGGGTGATCATGACCCGCGTGAGGACAAGCATGAGGAACATGATGACCACCATGATGATCATCATGCCGACGCTCCTGCGGCTGAAGCGGCCGAGGCCCCAAAGGCGCCTCCTGCACAAAGTTAA
- a CDS encoding SLC13 family permease: MEPYLVIGLLVGAVILFASEKISVDLVTLGLLSLLVIFGVLNVQEAFAGFGNEIIVMLGSIFIIGAALRDTGVLDSLGSLLAKTSGGKPERVAAGMMLSVGGISAFMNNTTVTAMFLGPVIGMARRLKISPSRLLMPLSFASILGGTCTLIGTSTNVAVSGAMKTRGLGEIGMFEITPIGLILFGCGLVYLLTVGMRWVPERDRAAHDDDGGQIREYLSEVVILPDSPLIGQVAFNSDFSVLEFQVVKVRRGESDLLLGPQTLFEEGDVVLVAGKVRNLIKVKKIEGIDIREDVQLRRSGVDMTDASVAEVVLTPRSGLVGQTLRGSNFRRRTGLSVLALLRGDRTLNDHMADVVLHAGDLLLLQGPYDRFQKFEQEAEMVVITEHSYSVSARKRGVALLIAFALAVTASSYGLVPASVAFLMTALLALATRCISLNTAYENIDWRLLILIGGMTAFGTAMAASGADKLVAGVVTHLLNPYGAMSVLAGFCVLTFLLTQPMTNAAAALVVLPIALEAADSMGANPRTFGIAIMLSASISVLTPFEPSSILVYGPGKYRFSDFIKVGSGLMVISLTVILLLVPLFWPLKL, from the coding sequence ATGGAACCCTATCTTGTTATTGGCCTGCTAGTGGGGGCCGTCATCCTTTTTGCCTCGGAGAAGATCTCTGTGGACCTGGTCACGCTGGGCCTGCTTAGCCTGCTGGTGATCTTTGGCGTGCTGAATGTGCAGGAGGCCTTCGCGGGCTTTGGCAATGAGATCATTGTGATGCTGGGCTCCATTTTCATCATTGGCGCAGCTTTGCGGGACACCGGAGTTTTAGACAGTCTGGGAAGTTTGCTGGCCAAAACGTCGGGAGGCAAGCCCGAACGGGTGGCAGCGGGGATGATGTTGAGTGTGGGAGGCATCTCGGCCTTCATGAACAATACGACGGTGACAGCCATGTTCCTGGGACCGGTCATCGGCATGGCGCGGCGGTTGAAGATCTCCCCTTCGCGGCTCCTGATGCCGCTGTCATTTGCCTCGATTTTGGGCGGGACATGTACGCTCATTGGCACCTCCACCAATGTGGCGGTAAGCGGGGCGATGAAGACGCGCGGGCTGGGGGAGATCGGCATGTTTGAGATCACGCCAATCGGCCTGATCCTGTTTGGATGCGGGCTCGTTTACTTGCTGACAGTTGGCATGCGGTGGGTGCCGGAACGTGACCGGGCAGCGCATGATGACGATGGTGGACAGATCCGGGAATATCTTTCTGAGGTGGTGATCTTGCCGGACTCGCCGTTGATCGGACAGGTGGCATTCAATTCGGATTTCTCTGTTTTGGAGTTCCAGGTCGTCAAGGTGCGGCGGGGTGAGTCTGATTTGCTGCTCGGACCCCAAACGCTTTTTGAGGAAGGTGACGTTGTGTTGGTGGCCGGGAAGGTGCGGAACCTCATCAAGGTGAAGAAGATTGAAGGGATTGATATCCGTGAGGATGTGCAACTGCGGCGCTCCGGGGTGGACATGACCGATGCGAGTGTGGCGGAAGTCGTACTCACGCCGCGTTCAGGCCTGGTCGGCCAGACCCTGCGCGGGAGCAATTTTCGCCGTCGTACGGGGTTGTCGGTCCTGGCGCTTCTCCGTGGAGACCGCACGCTGAATGACCATATGGCGGATGTGGTTCTGCATGCAGGGGATCTGTTGCTTCTGCAGGGGCCGTATGACCGCTTCCAGAAATTTGAGCAAGAGGCCGAGATGGTGGTCATCACGGAGCATAGCTACAGTGTCTCAGCCCGGAAGCGGGGGGTGGCGCTGCTGATTGCCTTTGCCCTGGCGGTGACGGCCAGCAGTTATGGACTGGTGCCGGCCTCCGTGGCTTTTTTGATGACGGCGTTACTGGCTTTGGCCACCCGCTGCATCAGTCTGAACACAGCTTATGAGAACATTGACTGGCGGCTGCTGATCTTGATCGGCGGCATGACGGCCTTTGGCACAGCCATGGCTGCTTCAGGTGCAGACAAGCTGGTGGCAGGAGTGGTGACGCATTTGCTCAATCCCTATGGAGCGATGAGTGTATTGGCTGGATTCTGCGTTCTGACGTTCCTGCTCACCCAGCCCATGACCAATGCAGCCGCTGCGCTGGTGGTGCTCCCGATCGCCCTGGAAGCGGCAGACAGCATGGGGGCCAACCCGCGTACTTTTGGGATTGCGATCATGCTTAGTGCCAGCATTTCCGTGCTGACTCCCTTTGAGCCCAGTTCCATTCTTGTGTATGGTCCGGGCAAGTACAGGTTCAGTGATTTTATCAAGGTGGGAAGCGGCCTGATGGTGATCAGCTTGACGGTGATACTGCTGCTGGTGCCGTTATTCTGGCCTCTGAAACTGTGA
- a CDS encoding HAD hydrolase-like protein, which yields MPRLLLFDIDGTLLDTGGAGGASLLDAVEEVLGVAREKLPPLDLAGATDGGVIRKLFGQTGHEVTDTLVRQYLECYLQRLQARLNHSSFAGQTLPGVLSLLPLLMNRADVDVGLLTGNVRAGAEAKLQRFQLHPYFLDGAFGDDAEDRNLLGPVALRRMQAMTGRAYTADQVIVIGDTPKDIACAHAIGARCLAVGTGHFAASALAAHAPWQVRESLAEAEEVCELLLS from the coding sequence ATGCCCCGACTCCTGCTTTTTGACATTGATGGAACCCTTCTCGATACCGGCGGTGCCGGCGGCGCCTCGCTGCTGGATGCGGTTGAAGAGGTGCTGGGGGTGGCGCGTGAAAAACTGCCGCCGCTGGATCTGGCGGGCGCGACGGATGGCGGCGTGATCCGCAAGCTGTTCGGCCAGACGGGCCATGAGGTGACGGACACACTGGTGCGCCAGTATCTGGAGTGCTACCTGCAGCGTCTCCAGGCGCGGTTAAACCACAGCTCCTTCGCCGGACAGACGCTGCCGGGCGTGCTGTCCCTGCTACCCCTGCTGATGAACCGCGCGGACGTGGACGTGGGCCTGCTGACGGGCAATGTCCGCGCCGGGGCGGAGGCGAAGCTTCAGCGCTTTCAGCTGCACCCCTATTTCCTGGACGGCGCTTTTGGCGATGATGCAGAGGACCGGAATCTGCTGGGGCCGGTGGCGCTGCGCCGGATGCAGGCCATGACGGGCCGCGCTTATACTGCGGACCAGGTCATCGTCATCGGGGACACGCCGAAGGACATCGCCTGCGCCCATGCCATAGGGGCACGCTGCCTGGCCGTGGGCACCGGCCACTTTGCGGCCTCTGCCCTGGCGGCTCATGCCCCCTGGCAGGTCCGGGAAAGCCTGGCGGAGGCGGAGGAAGTCTGCGAACTGCTGCTGTCATAA
- a CDS encoding biotin--[acetyl-CoA-carboxylase] ligase, with amino-acid sequence MSLLNEAWMRQECAALDLPWQVRVVDEIPSTSDALRTAALQGEGHGSVLFAESQTAGRGRRDNRWTAPRGLDLMFSILLRPEEPVALWPRFTTLAALALCRAVEEELPLEPQIKWPNDIYVNGRKASGLLAEAVTTPQGMALVLGIGLNVNAREFPPELAETATSLFLSLPAGIQVRELDRGPLALRLLKELAFQFRHLSTGYDEAVAAVRRRSWLIGRQIRATVEGREIYGRALDINQEGHLILAMTDGSLRTLTSAEGVRQVVSS; translated from the coding sequence ATGAGCCTGCTGAATGAAGCCTGGATGCGCCAGGAATGCGCCGCGCTGGACCTGCCCTGGCAGGTGCGCGTGGTGGATGAGATCCCTTCCACCAGCGATGCACTGCGCACGGCTGCGCTCCAGGGCGAAGGTCATGGCAGCGTCCTTTTTGCCGAATCCCAAACGGCCGGACGCGGGCGGCGTGACAACCGCTGGACCGCCCCGCGCGGCCTGGACCTGATGTTTTCCATCCTGCTGCGGCCGGAGGAGCCCGTGGCCCTGTGGCCGCGCTTCACCACGCTGGCGGCGCTGGCCCTGTGCCGGGCGGTTGAGGAGGAGCTGCCGCTGGAACCGCAGATCAAATGGCCTAACGACATTTACGTCAACGGACGCAAGGCCTCCGGCCTGCTGGCGGAGGCCGTCACCACGCCGCAGGGCATGGCGCTGGTGCTGGGCATCGGCCTGAATGTGAACGCCCGCGAGTTTCCCCCAGAACTGGCGGAGACGGCCACCTCCCTGTTTCTCTCCCTGCCCGCCGGCATCCAGGTGCGTGAGCTGGACCGCGGCCCGCTGGCCCTCCGCCTGCTAAAGGAGCTGGCGTTTCAGTTCCGGCATCTCAGCACCGGGTATGATGAAGCGGTGGCCGCCGTGCGCCGGCGGAGCTGGCTCATCGGCAGGCAGATCCGGGCCACGGTGGAAGGCCGGGAGATCTATGGCCGCGCCCTGGACATCAACCAGGAAGGCCATCTCATCCTGGCCATGACAGACGGCAGCCTGCGCACCCTAACCAGTGCTGAAGGTGTGCGCCAGGTGGTCTCATCATGA
- a CDS encoding DUF3516 domain-containing protein, translating to MSDHPLLRLLPKSPGCSNDELLGQFLEYVAEKNLELYPAQEEAILELFEDKNVILNTPTGSGKSLVATALHFRSLAKGRRSVYTCPIKALVNEKFLALCRDFGPENVGMATGDATVNRNAPILCCTAEILANYALRDGENAPFHEVIMDEFHYYSDHERGVAWQVPLLTMRKSRFLLISATLGATDFFQRELARLTQAESVIISSQTRPVPLEFNYATTSVDVTLQELVEAKKTPVYLVHFTQNDAAQAAQDLMSLNFCSTAEKTAIKECLEGAKFTSPYGKEVKKYLHHGVGIHHAGLLPKYRMLVEKLAQRGLLKVICGTDTLGVGVNVPIRTVLLTRLSKYGGQKVATLTARDFHQITGRAGRRGFDDIGFVVAQAPEHIIENAKMEAKAAGDVKKMRKMVKKKAPEGFVGWSEDTFKKLQTAAPEPLVSRFQVSHGMLLQVLSREGDGCAAMRDLIADSHETATAKKQHQDRAWQLFRSLVERKIISIIPPRERQSPAQKLRLNVELQDDFSLNHTLSLYLIDTLAVIDPASPNYAADVLTLCESILENPDLILRRQLSKVKDEAMAAMKEEGVPYEERIARLEELEYPKPCRDFIYNTFNEFSALHPWVGQENIRPKSIVREMFENFRNFTDYIQDYDLHRTEGVLLRHLSSVYKVLSQTVPDTFKTEPVQEMEAWLAGLLRGTDSSLMDEWERLRNPEWQPAEEKAEEAPDITRNRREFTALIRTEIFRFLRGLVIGDYRSALASLGPQPAPVLWTAETLASTMEPYYDEHDRLLLDNEARNGRYTFVEPAEDHKTWKVSQVLVDLDALNDWQAVFTVDLAKAKEEGKPALVLVSLGPVVGG from the coding sequence GGATAAAAACGTCATCCTCAACACGCCCACCGGCTCGGGCAAATCCCTTGTGGCCACGGCGCTGCATTTCCGATCGCTGGCCAAAGGGCGGCGCTCGGTTTACACCTGCCCGATCAAGGCGCTGGTGAATGAAAAATTCCTGGCCCTGTGCCGGGATTTCGGCCCGGAGAATGTCGGCATGGCCACGGGGGATGCGACGGTGAACCGCAACGCGCCCATCCTCTGCTGCACGGCGGAGATCCTGGCCAACTATGCGCTGCGCGATGGCGAGAACGCCCCGTTCCATGAGGTCATCATGGACGAGTTCCACTACTACTCGGATCATGAGCGCGGTGTGGCCTGGCAGGTGCCGCTGCTCACCATGCGGAAGTCGCGCTTCCTGCTCATCTCCGCCACGCTGGGGGCGACGGATTTTTTCCAGCGCGAGCTGGCCCGGCTGACGCAGGCGGAGAGTGTCATCATCTCCTCCCAGACGCGGCCGGTGCCGCTGGAGTTCAACTATGCCACCACGTCTGTGGACGTGACGCTGCAGGAGCTGGTGGAGGCGAAGAAAACGCCGGTTTATCTGGTGCACTTCACCCAGAACGATGCCGCCCAGGCCGCGCAGGATCTGATGAGCCTGAACTTCTGCTCCACCGCCGAAAAGACGGCCATCAAAGAGTGCCTGGAGGGGGCCAAATTCACCAGTCCGTATGGCAAGGAAGTGAAGAAGTATTTGCATCATGGCGTGGGCATTCACCATGCGGGTCTGCTGCCCAAATATCGCATGCTGGTGGAAAAGCTGGCGCAGCGTGGGCTGCTGAAAGTCATCTGCGGCACGGACACGCTGGGCGTCGGCGTGAATGTGCCCATCCGCACGGTACTGCTGACCCGCCTGAGCAAATACGGCGGCCAGAAAGTGGCCACGCTGACCGCGCGTGATTTCCACCAGATCACCGGGCGTGCCGGGCGGCGCGGGTTTGATGACATCGGCTTCGTCGTGGCCCAGGCCCCGGAGCACATCATCGAAAACGCCAAGATGGAGGCCAAGGCCGCTGGCGATGTGAAGAAGATGCGCAAGATGGTGAAAAAGAAAGCGCCGGAGGGCTTCGTGGGCTGGAGTGAGGACACTTTTAAAAAGCTGCAAACCGCTGCGCCGGAGCCGCTGGTGTCCCGATTCCAGGTCTCCCACGGCATGCTGCTGCAGGTGCTGAGCCGCGAGGGCGACGGCTGCGCCGCCATGCGGGATCTCATCGCCGATTCCCACGAAACGGCCACGGCGAAAAAGCAGCACCAGGACCGCGCCTGGCAGCTCTTTCGATCCCTGGTGGAGCGCAAGATCATATCCATCATCCCGCCGCGCGAGCGCCAGAGCCCGGCGCAAAAACTGCGGCTGAATGTGGAGCTGCAGGATGACTTTTCCCTGAACCACACGCTGTCGCTCTACCTCATTGATACATTGGCGGTCATTGATCCCGCCTCGCCCAATTACGCGGCGGATGTGCTGACGCTGTGCGAGTCCATCTTGGAGAACCCGGACCTGATTCTCCGCCGCCAGCTCAGCAAGGTGAAGGATGAAGCCATGGCCGCCATGAAGGAAGAAGGCGTTCCCTATGAGGAGCGCATCGCCCGGCTGGAGGAGCTGGAGTATCCCAAGCCCTGCCGCGATTTCATCTACAACACCTTCAATGAATTTTCCGCGCTGCATCCCTGGGTTGGCCAAGAAAACATCCGCCCGAAAAGCATCGTGCGCGAGATGTTTGAGAACTTCCGCAACTTCACCGATTACATCCAGGACTACGACCTGCACCGCACCGAAGGCGTCCTGCTGCGGCATCTCTCCTCCGTTTACAAAGTGCTGTCCCAGACCGTGCCGGACACTTTTAAAACCGAGCCCGTGCAGGAGATGGAAGCCTGGCTGGCCGGCCTGCTGCGGGGCACGGACTCCAGCCTGATGGATGAATGGGAGCGCCTGCGCAACCCCGAGTGGCAGCCCGCCGAGGAGAAGGCGGAAGAAGCTCCTGACATCACCCGCAACCGGCGCGAGTTCACCGCCCTCATCCGCACGGAGATCTTCCGTTTCCTGCGTGGCCTCGTCATTGGCGACTATCGCAGCGCCCTCGCCTCCCTCGGCCCGCAGCCCGCTCCTGTGTTGTGGACCGCCGAAACGCTGGCCTCCACCATGGAGCCGTATTACGACGAGCACGACCGCCTGCTGCTGGACAACGAAGCCCGCAACGGCCGCTACACCTTTGTCGAACCGGCTGAAGACCACAAGACCTGGAAAGTTTCCCAAGTCCTCGTGGATCTCGATGCCCTTAACGACTGGCAGGCCGTCTTCACCGTGGATCTGGCCAAGGCGAAGGAAGAGGGAAAACCGGCCTTGGTTTTAGTGAGTTTGGGGCCGGTGGTTGGGGGGTGA